The genomic region TGCTGGCCCGCCGGGGGTTCGACCGCGTCGTGGCGACCGACATCAACCCGCGCGCCCTGGCCTGCGCCCGCGAGAACGCCCACCGGCTGGGCCTCGCCGACCGCATCGACGTCACCGGCCCCGGCCTCTATCCCGATGGCCATCCCGATGGCCGCGCGGACCTCGTCGTCTGCAACCCGCCCTGGATCCCGGCGAGTCCGACCTCGTCCGTCGAACAGGGCGTCTACGACGCGAACGGCACCATGCTCCACGACTTCCTGTACGGCCTCGCCGCCCACCTCCGGCCAGGAGGCGAGGGCTGGCTTGTCCTGTCCGACCTGGCCGAACACCTCGGCCTCAGAACACGAGCCGAGCTGCTGGCCGACTTCGCCTCGGCGGGCCTACGGGTCGCGGACCGCCTCGACACGAGGCCCCGTCATCCCCGGGCCCGGGACACCATGGACCCGCTCCACCGCGCCCGAGCTGCCGAAGTCACCTCACTGTGGCGCCTGGTCCCTATCCCTGCCTGACGTTCCCCAGGAACAGGGCCCAGGGCTCCGCCCCGAAGAGTAGGGCGGGGCCCTGCGGGGTTTTGCTGTCGCGGACGCGGACGGGGACGAGGTCGGGGTAGCCGTCGGCTACCTCGACGCAATTGCTCGCTCCCCCGTCGCTGTAGGACGACTTGCGCCAGGCGGCGGTGCTGAGGTCGGGGGTGCTCGTCATGAACTGTGCTCCTCCAGAACGCCCTTGATGAACGGGGGCCGGTGCCCCAGAAAGGCAGCGCTCACTGCCAGAAGAGCTCCACCACCACGATCTGCGGATCCTCAATACGCCGCTTGAAGGTGTAGACCAGCCAGCCTTTGTAGGTGTCGAAGTACAGAATGCGCGGTCCCTTGGGATCGGTGGACCGCACCGGCTCAACGCTCATGGTCTCCGGCAGGCCACCATCGGCATCAATCCCCCGAAAATACGGGTCCTTCGCCGTAACCAGCTCGGCGCGGACCTCGTCAACCATCTTCCGCACGTGCTCAGGCAGTGCATCACGGTAGGCGAGGACATCGAGCCGCCAGTCCATCTGCCAGGGCGGCCCCATGAACGCGCCGG from Streptomyces sp. NBC_00878 harbors:
- a CDS encoding DUF397 domain-containing protein → MTSTPDLSTAAWRKSSYSDGGASNCVEVADGYPDLVPVRVRDSKTPQGPALLFGAEPWALFLGNVRQG